In Nicotiana tabacum cultivar K326 chromosome 10, ASM71507v2, whole genome shotgun sequence, the DNA window AGCTTTATCAACTAAGTAATAGACTGTGCTTTCACAAGCTTAGAATTTTCCCGTGTAGTGATATGATAAGTAGGATGCATGTTTACATGATCTACAGTTTGATAACTTTTTCGATTTCAACACGTCATGGTGGTAACAAAGTTATAATGATTGTGTCATAAAAGATTTGTGTATGAGCAGAATGATATTTTTGTGAGTTGATAGTTAAGGTAATGTTATGTTTATTTCAAAAGGTTATTGGCGTACAGCCATGCCCAGCAATTCTGATACTTTTTTAGATTTTATAATACTACAAGGAGAAGTTACTATTTTTGATTTGAGATTATTTTGTTATCAAGTTGCGTTTGATGAGAAAACAAAGAAtgagaaaatacaacaattaaagCAGTTCAACGAAAAATTTATAAGATACATGGATCTCAATTCCCCATGGAAGCAGAAATTAGAGAACAGGGAAACTATAGTATAAAAATTTGATATCTGTTTACTTGTAATGTTTCTTTGCATTTACATAATGCTTCAACTCAAAAGTTAGGATGGTCAAGTACACTGACATTGAATTTTCTTCTTGTTTGGATTGATCGATGGAACAGGTGAGAAAGATGTCGCATAGTTGCATTTGTGATGTCTTGCAAAACTTTCAGGCATCACCTATGCTTGCTCCTCTATTGGCACCTGCAAGTGAAGCCATCACAAATCTCTTCGAGAGGTCCCTTCTACTTGCAGGAGGAACAACTGGAAATGCCTCTGAAAGACCCAAAGGAGCACAACAAGTCTTACACGTGCTGGATGCTCTGaaactttgtcttccttataTGTCTTCAAAGTATTCGAATAGTACTTTGAAGTACTTCAAGTCTCTACTGGAGTTGCATCAGCCTCTTGTTAATAGGCGCATTACAGATGGTTTGAGTGCTCTTTGTATCCATCCGACAGCAGAAGTATCCGCAGAAGTGCTTCTGGACCTCTTGGGTTCATTAGCTACTTCAGTTTCTGCGAATGAGTCATCTGCTGATACTCTGACATTCACAGCTCACTTGCTTGGCATTGGGATGAGAAGAGTATATTCGATTAACAGGCAATTATGTGTGGTTAAGCTCCCTATGGTGTTCAACTCTCTTAGTGGTAGGTCTCTTTCCTATTTCCTTACCTAGCATGGATTACAATAAGAATCAATCTGTTTCATGCCGCAAAAAGAAGGCTTTCAACTGCACCTATAAATTCTGTTCTGATTTTGATAGTTATTGTTTGACTATTACTTTTTGTTATTTATGGTCCTCAGATGTTCTGGGTTCTGAGCACGAGGAAGCAATAAGGGCTGCACTGGAGGCACTCAAGAGCTTAATACATGAATGCATTGATGAAAACTTGATCAAACAGGGTGTGGATGACATAATTAGTTCTAATACTGATATGAGGAAATCTGGACCAACTATCATTGAAAAAATCTGTGCCACAATTGAGAGCTTAATTACCTATCACTATGCAGCAGTCTGGGACATGTCATTTCAAGTAGTGGTTGCCATGTTTGACAAGCTAGGTGGTTGCACTGCTTATtatcttctttaaaaaaaatatagccaTCTTAAGTTGTAAATCTCGATATTTAATTTCTAGTTGTTGAATGATCTAAAATATTCTGTCTACACAGTATCTGACACTTATTCAAATCAATTTCCATGGAATTGGACTTCCTAAAATGAAGTTCAATTTGATAAAATTGAGTACTTTATTATTGCTTCTTGCTTTCCTAGTATTTTACAACTGATTAGTGGTGCAGCCAGGAGTTGTAACAAGGGGATTTAAAAAAAAAGCCATATCTAGAAGCTTCTCTTATGTTAAGTCGATTCAACAATTTATATATAGACAAAGAAATTGTATTTACCCTACTTGCACGGTATAATTTGATTGAACCCCATTTTTTAATTTTAGCTGCATCACTGCTACTACTTACTATGTAATTGGTAAAGTTGATGCCATGTAATCAgcaggtcacgggttcgagccgtggaagcagcctcttgtagaaatgtagggtaaggctgcgtacaatagacccttgcgGTCCGGTCCTTCCCCAGACCccgtgcatagcgggagcttgGTGCACCGGGCTGTCCTTTTTTTACTGCTACTACTGACTATGCCAATAGTAAGTGATGAACACTGTCAGCTGCTTCTGACCTAATCCACCCCATTCCCAAGTATGGGTGTGTGTCTGCACACATATGTACTCTTTATCTTGAATATTGTATCCCAATCATTGGATGCAATTGGTGATACAGTGAGCTAGATATGCTTTTCTGTGTTGCTTTCTTTCTATATATAAACCAAGGGATGTCAAGTGAAGTGGTTctctttgttgatttctttttAGGTCACTATTCTTCTCACCTTCTGAAGGGAACACTTCAGAGTTTGGCTGATATGCAAAAGTTGCCAGATGAAGACTTCCCTTACCGTAGACAGGTGAACCTTGCTTTTGGGGCTGCTTAATCATGGAAATGCCTTTTGTCATCAACTTGTTTGGTACTGAGGCGTCGTagttgttgtatttattttttcccgCCCCTAGTTATTCTGTTGCTGCCGCTATTCGCGATTTGACCTTTTCGACAACAGTTTCAGTTGCTTTTTTATATTTGATCTCTGTGTGACAATTTGAATTGATGATCAAATTTGACTTCTCCATTATTAGCTGGGCTTATGTTTCGATTTTCAAAGCCTCGATTTTTTAGAAATTAATATGATGCAGGAATGTTGCTGCTCCTAAGACATTGAGTCTAATGGAGATCTCACAATTTTAAGCCTGTTGTTATGATCCTAATACTTTGAAATTCGCAAATGAACAAATATAATTATGTATCTGGAAACTAGGACCGAAAAGGAAAAATTACAAACTAAATAGTCATGGCATATGCtatcaatcaaagaaaaaaaaaggaaatagtcATGGCAGATGCagtataaacaaacaaaaatgATTAGATTGGCTAAAAACTAATAAAAGATTGTCTGATTGGTAAAAATAAGGTAATGTTTTTTCATTGGAGAATAGGCTAATATTTTACATGCATTTAAATTTATTTGGTTAAATAGCTTAAGAGATCAAATTTATCACAATGGTGAGAGGGCATTGCAGGTTTTCTGAATAGACTTCTTTGGACAAAGGAAAGGAAGCGTGTTTGGATTTCTATCCAGATCAATCTGATTCGCTAAATGAGGAAATAATAGAACTTGATAAGCAGTTTTGAGCAGATATAGGTGAAGTTTGTGTGGAAATTCCTGAAAGCATTAGATGTAGAGACAATGGATGAAGTAGCACGTCCTTCTGGTTTGAAGACATCTTGGATTGATGCTGTATAGAAAAAGTTTGGCCAAGGCCCTCTGACAGAAAAGAGAAACAGGACTAATTGCTACCAACTTGAGAAGTGACTGAGAAAAATATAGGATAGAGACATTTGAGGAAAAAAAGATAAAGAGGAATTGAGACCAGACAAGAAGAACGGATCAGCGAACTCCTTCGGCTGATgattgtctttttgttttctcgGGATCCAAGGAAGATAGCGAACCACTATCAGTGTCTGCTGCTCCTGGCATAGTCTTTGGAGTTTTTGTTATGAGATAAATTTATTTATAAGTGTGAGATATACTTTAAAAGCCCATAAAAATGTACAGATATAACCAATGAATGTGTGTTGGACCCTTTCCCTTGTTGAATTGCTTTTTTCTTTAGTTCTTTAATGTTCTTTTGGGATATGATTTGTGAGCTTGTCTAGCTATAGCATTTTCTTATCCGATAGTATACACTGCTGATTTAAGGATTTGTTGATAACAGCTGCACGAATGTGTTGGATCAGCTGTTGGTGCAATGGGACCTGAATCTTTTCTAACTCTTCTTCCTCTTAAATTGGACGCGCAAGATTTATCGGAGTCCAACATCTGGCTTTTCCCAATTCTAAAGCAAAACATCGTTGGTGTGCATTTAAGTTTCTTTACCAACTCAATTTTGTCGATGGTTGGAGCTATGAAGCAGAGGTCTGCAATGGTATGTTTATGCTAAATGACACCTCTTGTGCCCCTCTTTTATTTACACTGAGCTCACTCTTATGTTTTGTGGTAGCTCGAGAGCAAGGGAAAGATTTATACTGCGAGAACTGTTGATGGAATTGTGTATTCATTGTGGTCGTTGTTACCCTCATTTTGCAATTACCCTGTGGACACTGCTGAAAGCTTTAAGGATTTGGAGAAGGTTTTGAGCAAAGCTTTACGGGAAGAGCCTGATGTTTGTGGGATAATATGCTCCAGTTTGCAAATCCTCATTCAGCAGAACGATAGCATTTCAAAAGGAAAAGTGGATTTGTCTGATACTGAAATGAGCGTTCCCAAAAAACGAGCCATTGCGCGTTATAACCAGCAAGTTGCACGTGATAACTTGAATGCATTGAGTCTTTCTGCTCCTAAACTGCTGTCTGTTCTCTCCGGAGTCTTCCGAAAATCCTCTAAGGATACTGGTGGATCTTTGCAGGTAACGTAAAAAAGGGTATTATTACCCTATGGGGATAGTAATGTGCCAATGTAGATACTCAGATGgatgaatttcttttgttagtgTTGTAACTGATATATGAATCTTTGAATCACAGTCACAACTGCATTAGAGAAACAGTGAAACACTccaatggaaaaagaaaaagaaaaaaagaagaagaagaaactgcATTCTATATCTATATTGTGCTAATTCTCTCAGTAGCATGTAAGAAACCAAAGAGGCCGTTggaaacatatcctccaatagtTTTTTCTGTGTCCTTGTAGCCATTTCGACCACTTTGCTCATATGTGTTTAGTTGCTATCCAAAGGCATTATACTTAATACAAAAGAAAAAGACCACATCTTTTCTTTACTGCTCCAAAGATGTTATCAAGCAATGGGATCCAAAAGGCCACATCTTTCAGTCAAACGAGACTCAACACATGAATGGATCCTTTCCCCTATTGACTGAATCGTTTATATTCAGGTTGAAGTTTTAATTAAACAAACCTTTGTTGATTAATTATTAACATTATTTTATGCCTAATCTATAAGGTTTTTTCCttgcaaaaaatattttaatctgCGTTTAGACTGAGGATTGGTTGGTTTGATCAGTTTGCTCCAAACCAGGCCATTGTTATTGTTATGGAGGTAGTAGATTTTGTTGATTTAAAAGGTCTCTATGTAAGGTTCTCCTCGTCCTTGTTGCTTGTGTAGTTcagtaatttttaaaaaattgtgtTTTTAGTTATCCGTCACATTTGAGATGCTGTCACTTGGTAGTCTTGTCACATTTTTCATTAGAGGTGATGTATGTTATAGTATTTCAGTCTCTTTTAAGCTGTTGACAAGGTCTGTTATTGGCAATCCAAAGCTTGTATGTTATTCATATTTTGTGATACAGTGTACACTTACATTTTCTTCTGTGGTTCAGTATGCCTGAATTTTTTACTTGGTCAAAATAATTACCGCACAAATTTTATAGCCCATTTATGACTTATAAAGACCATAATTTGGTGTATTGGCATCTCTTTATGTTTTTTCCGAAGTCGTCAGACCTGAAAGCATTACTTATTTTTTGTAAGAAAATGATTGGAAAATATCTTGTTAGCTCACTTTTCGAACAATACGTATTACATACAGAGCACAATCCGTGAATTGGCTCCTATTGCTGACAAGGAGGAAGTAAGAAAGTTCTTTATGAAGACCATGCGTGAGCTTTTGAAGGTGACTCGAGAGTCTGGGAAGGCAGAGAAGGCCAAAAGTTCCAATTCAATGCAGATTGATGACTCATCCAGTGAAAGTTCTTTGTCGCTAAAGAGGTAGGATGATCAAAATCACATTTGTTTCATTCCTTCTGCTGTCAAAGTCCCTTTTTCTTTGTGTTAACTGAATCAATATCTCTTGCTTCTTATCATTTAGGGCACAGTTATTTGATCTGGCGGTTTCTCTCTTGCCTGGTTTAGATGCTGAACATACTAATGCACTGTTTGGTGCAATAGAGCCTGCTTTAATGGTTGGTGTCAGTTATGTGTTTGCTTCTGCACCTTTCAGTTTTTTGATGTAGAAGATTTAATAACTAGTATAAGGCACAGGATGATGAAGGCTTGATCCAGAAGAAGGCATATAAAGTTCTTTCCATCATCCTTCGGGTAAGTGTTGTCACCAAATATCATGTAAAGGCATTGTTGTTGTTTCTTCTCAGTATTCTTCTAACGTATGTAGGACTGGATGGTGATgtccaaaaaaattaaaacaacttGTATAAATAACTTGTGAGTTGAGTAAGTGAAATATCATTGGCATGGTTGAAAATATTCAGATTAAAAGGGGTACAAGTTCTGAAGAAAGAAATCTGAGCTATACTGTTAAAGCACCTCTCTTATGATTTCTCGTTTATATTTTTGGCACATTTGTTTTGTGGCTATTAAGTTTTGCAACTTCTTTGGACAGGAATCAGATGAATTTATTTCAAGAAGTACCGAAAAGTTGCTTAATTTGATGATTGAAGCACTACCTGCAAATCATTTTTCAGCCAAACGTTACAGACTTGACTGTCTATACTCTTTAATTGTCCATGTTACAAAGGTGACACATATCCTCTTGTGGATAAAACAGTGACGCCTCAAATTTGTGCAGATTCATAGCATTGCATAGTTTTTTACACTTCATTGCATTCTACAGGATGACCCAGAACAGAGGAGGCGTGACAGTATTACTTCTTTTATGACTGAAATTTTGCTTGCACTCAAAGAGGTTTGTCTATTATTCATCTGCTATAGAGCTGACTAGTATTTTTTTTCCCAAAGGAATTTATTTTGCTGTAAATGTGCCCATTTATCCTTAATGATTTTTCTCCCATAGTTGGTATAGAAGGATGAATCTATAGGAAATATATGCTCTAGTAATATCTTTAGTCCTTTTGCTATTCTAACATCAAGTTTGAGCCTTTTGCTAATTGCAGTGGCTACAAGTTGCTAGCTATTATCAAGGTTTTCATAATAAATTTTGTTTTTTTCCTAAGGCTTGAAGTATGTCCTCTAACTTTTAGATGTCTCTAGCCTAATCATGCTATAAGTTTAGTAGTCTTTCCATGTGAAACGGCATTCTGAAGCACAGTGGGCTAAGCATTAATTTTTGTAGGTCCCGGATGGAAAACGATTGTACAAACTACACTCAGTATCCACATTTTTTGTTCTCTCCTCTTTTAATTCCATCAGTTTACATTTAGTCTTGTTCCTTCTACTGATACTTGACTCCAAAATTAGTGGACTTTTATCATTTTCTTGAGCTCTGCATTTTCCAactgtcatcattcttctccttatTTTTGTTATTAGTTCATGTGGTTGTGTCCTCGAATTACCACAAAATCCCAGGTAAAAGATTGTTTTGTTACTTATAGCCTCGATTAATGGTCTTTGATTTCTCTTTAGGATTGGGTAACTTAGCAAAAGGGTCAAGTTAGTGCTTAAAACAGTTACTATCTTCTTTCATGATCATTT includes these proteins:
- the LOC107770462 gene encoding uncharacterized protein LOC107770462 encodes the protein MEGVEMEFHLPENADVSSDDFCNTVLSQFSSPNNEHHVHICTAIGTMSQELKDQNLPLTPITYFGATCSSLQCLYTSSPEGPPSHLIDALSTILSLVLPRINKAILKQKYEYLSNLMTQLLGLKTIGIEGIIGCLKCVMHLLIVGSKGNWSDVAQLYGVFICYLTDDRQKVRKMSHSCICDVLQNFQASPMLAPLLAPASEAITNLFERSLLLAGGTTGNASERPKGAQQVLHVLDALKLCLPYMSSKYSNSTLKYFKSLLELHQPLVNRRITDGLSALCIHPTAEVSAEVLLDLLGSLATSVSANESSADTLTFTAHLLGIGMRRVYSINRQLCVVKLPMVFNSLSDVLGSEHEEAIRAALEALKSLIHECIDENLIKQGVDDIISSNTDMRKSGPTIIEKICATIESLITYHYAAVWDMSFQVVVAMFDKLGHYSSHLLKGTLQSLADMQKLPDEDFPYRRQLHECVGSAVGAMGPESFLTLLPLKLDAQDLSESNIWLFPILKQNIVGVHLSFFTNSILSMVGAMKQRSAMLESKGKIYTARTVDGIVYSLWSLLPSFCNYPVDTAESFKDLEKVLSKALREEPDVCGIICSSLQILIQQNDSISKGKVDLSDTEMSVPKKRAIARYNQQVARDNLNALSLSAPKLLSVLSGVFRKSSKDTGGSLQSTIRELAPIADKEEVRKFFMKTMRELLKVTRESGKAEKAKSSNSMQIDDSSSESSLSLKRAQLFDLAVSLLPGLDAEHTNALFGAIEPALMDDEGLIQKKAYKVLSIILRESDEFISRSTEKLLNLMIEALPANHFSAKRYRLDCLYSLIVHVTKDDPEQRRRDSITSFMTEILLALKEPNKKTRNRAYELLVQIGHACGDEERGGRKENLHQFFTMVAGGIAGDTPHMISAAVKGVARLAYEFTDLVSAAYSVLPSTFLLLKRENKEIIKANLGLLKVLVSKSPAEGLQAHLRSMVEALLGWENNTKKHFKAKVKLLIEMLIKKCGLDAVKEVMPEDHMKLLTNIRKIKERSDRKLASNSEESRSHMSKATTSRLSRWNHTKIFSEYDDGESENSDAEYMDAGRRSKATLVSDSKASLLRSKKTRKAAKSLQEDLYDQLDDEPLDLLDQKKTRSALRGSGNLKRKSESEDEAEIDSEGRLIIQEGDKKQKRVKPPTNDFDVRSEAGSRFSESSRKTQKRRKTSDSGWAYTGTEYASKKAGGDVKRKDKLEPYAYWPLDRKMMSRRPEHRAAARKGMASIVKLTKNLEGKSASSILSAKRVKTKKKASSKKTKV